In Thunnus thynnus chromosome 4, fThuThy2.1, whole genome shotgun sequence, a genomic segment contains:
- the LOC137180808 gene encoding uncharacterized protein, whose translation MAGHLLFVILIYSFHEMKAQALLPPKLTVNPLVITETDSVTLNCQAPPSVSQCFFHTNGKPAKSFSCLKTLTGTELLEITNQSPPAEVKVTCFYLIAYPSPNSDVSSISIQPSFRPKLTVNPPLITEADSVTLNCQSPPSVLVSQCYFYTLSRGTISVLSCLQTLTGTELLQMAHQSSPAEVEVKCFYTAMLGGTYSQSPHSDSSSITIQSQKPQMSYQHVDGDSVLFTCSLPGSAKHDTRCNLYFGEASHPVKTTTIRRETTSTNRKSCQFTVSIDDLLTLLRSVLRKDASCDYTLGSGPNSLSPRSGGYSLTDIVDKESSKMQTTPTLTMTTGLNVNTPCTSISLTPVLS comes from the exons ATGGCTGGACACCTGCTGTTCGTCATCCTTATAT ATTCCTTTCATGAGATGAAAGCACAAG CTCTTCTTCCACCTAAACTGACAGTGAATCCACTGGTGATCACAGAGACAGACTCAGTCACACTGAACTGTCAGGCTCCACCATCAGTGTCTCaatgttttttccacacaaatGGAAAACCTGCCAAAAGTTTCTCTTGTCTGAAGACTCTGACAGGGACTGAGCTGCTCGAGATAACAAATCAAAGTCCACCCGCTGAGGTTAAAGTGACATGTTTTTACCTTATAGCTTATCCATCTCCAAACAGTGATGTGTCCTCTATCAGCATTCAAC CATCTTTTCGTCCTAAACTGACAGTGAATCCACCGCTGATCACAGAGGCAGACTCAGTCACACTGAACTGTCAGAGTCCACCATCAGTGCTTGTGTCTCAGTGTTATTTCTACACTTTAAGTAGAGGAACTATCAGTGTCCTGTCTTGTCTGCAGACACTGACAGGAACTGAACTGCTGCAGATGGCACATCAGAGTTCACCTGCTGAGGttgaagtgaaatgtttttacactgcCATGTTGGGAGGCACATATTCTCAGTCTCCACACAGTGACTCATCCTCCATCACCATACAGA GTCAGAAACCACAGATGAGTTACCAGCATGTTGATGGTGACTCTGTTCTCTTCACTTGCTCGCTGCCTGGATCTGCTAAACATGATACGAGATGTAACCTGTACTTTGGAGAAGCAAGTCATCCAGTAAAAACGACAACCATCCGGAGGGAAACGACCTCAACAAACCGGAAGTCCTGCCAGTTTACTGTCTCAATAGATGATTTGTTGACACTTCTACGTTCTGTTCTGAGAAAGGATGCCAGCTGTGATTACACCTTGGGAAGTGGACCCAACTCTTTGTCTCCTCGTAGTGGTGGATACAGCTTGACTG ATATTGTAGACAAAGAGTCAAGCAAGATGCAGACAACGCCAACACTTACTATGACCACAG GCCTGAATGTTAACACACCTTGTACTTCCATTTCTCTAACTCCTGTCCTATCATGA